The Brasilonema sennae CENA114 genome includes a region encoding these proteins:
- the fraC gene encoding filament integrity protein FraC: protein MFDIPEVPQIFPLAAILFNFLFLLVAIPIEAYVLNTRLKFDKRTSAFYGISINVFSNVIGWIIFFFVEPALLPKMKSELITFVFFNRLQTPGIQTLLILTAFIIFFGTFIVKYALLRVLLISLSEFKKAPPEPQIIQRRNSRFASKGKWQNTNIVTTILIANALSYSLVAIILFVRSVNT from the coding sequence ATGTTTGACATTCCTGAAGTTCCCCAAATTTTTCCTCTTGCTGCAATTTTGTTTAATTTTTTATTTTTACTAGTAGCAATCCCTATCGAAGCATATGTCTTAAATACAAGGCTAAAATTCGACAAAAGAACGAGCGCTTTTTATGGTATCTCTATCAATGTCTTTTCTAATGTGATTGGTTGGATCATCTTTTTCTTTGTAGAGCCAGCATTATTACCAAAGATGAAATCCGAATTAATAACTTTTGTTTTCTTCAATCGCTTACAAACACCTGGCATACAAACCTTGCTCATTTTAACGGCTTTTATCATTTTCTTTGGCACTTTTATAGTTAAGTATGCTCTTTTAAGAGTCTTGTTAATATCATTAAGTGAATTCAAAAAAGCTCCTCCAGAACCTCAAATAATACAACGACGTAATTCTCGTTTTGCTTCTAAGGGTAAATGGCAAAATACAAATATAGTGACTACTATACTTATAGCCAATGCACTCAGCTATAGTTTAGTCGCAATTATCTTATTTGTTAGATCTGTGAATACATAA
- a CDS encoding HAD family hydrolase, whose protein sequence is MLAAILFDLDGTIANTDPIHYQVWREMLIAYDMDIDETFYKFHISGRTNPQILEDFLPQLSPEEGAKFADEKEALFREKAKTILKPLSGFLELIAWTDTHQLKRALVTNAPRLNVQFVLEVLEIKEVFHTVVIAENEIAAKPNPAPYQVALNNLGITAEQAIALEDSPSGIRSAVGAGIRTIGVTTTQESIVLQSFGAFMTVPDFTDLQLWTLLNSSVQEDVACLDS, encoded by the coding sequence ATGCTAGCTGCAATTCTCTTTGATCTAGATGGAACGATCGCCAACACTGACCCCATACACTACCAAGTTTGGCGGGAAATGCTGATAGCCTACGACATGGACATTGATGAGACATTTTATAAATTCCACATTAGCGGGCGAACCAATCCACAAATTCTAGAAGACTTCCTGCCACAATTATCACCAGAAGAAGGTGCAAAGTTTGCAGACGAAAAAGAGGCTCTTTTCCGCGAAAAAGCCAAGACTATTCTCAAACCTCTAAGCGGATTTTTAGAACTCATAGCATGGACAGATACGCATCAACTAAAACGTGCTTTGGTTACCAACGCTCCTAGATTAAATGTCCAATTCGTGCTAGAAGTCTTGGAAATAAAAGAAGTCTTTCATACAGTTGTCATAGCAGAGAACGAAATAGCTGCTAAACCAAATCCTGCACCCTACCAAGTTGCTCTAAACAACTTAGGTATCACAGCAGAACAAGCAATAGCACTAGAAGATTCTCCCTCTGGAATTCGTTCTGCTGTGGGTGCTGGTATTCGCACCATAGGCGTGACAACGACTCAGGAGTCAATAGTTCTTCAGTCGTTTGGGGCATTTATGACAGTTCCAGACTTCACTGATTTGCAACTGTGGACACTTCTCAACTCATCGGTACAGGAAGATGTGGCTTGTTTAGATTCATAA
- a CDS encoding peptidase domain-containing ABC transporter translates to MSSGFSQEQLSQQLMTFLGEKLSPKEVMNCLKEVEVVEPPVAKLFWQSTDSKPGVYIVLAGKVRLLDSSLNLISTLAAGSSFGEVTLFPEEGFIPYAARASYNLKLCYISADALQILMEKYPKIRDRLLRNAELWDLQLLYQNQHPNTSVNNIFQALSLFERLSFNKFQEIDVAPDTKLWLLHRGKLQHSDGSCLTPGKIYTVPQQGSWQATQPTILYSLSNSDWLAAVQHLPQLTELIASDSKQITTEENEAPHTSFPQRRTNSRKVIPFPSQAAPPKQKRQRRVYFPSPQVKAGHLWAHLTKRYPFFEQQSASDCGAACLVMMSRYWGKRFSINILRDLANVRRTGASLQGLAVAAESIGFATRPVKASLDKLAQQPLPAIAHWEGKHYIVVYEITPKQVIVGDPAIGQRTLTYAEFKAGWTGYALLVQPTAELKESQEASTPFWQLWELVKPHWQVLLEVFITSVFIQVFGLVTPLFTQLLLDRVIVQGSTLTLTAIGLGLLIFGLFRVAMNGLRQYLLDHTANRIGTALMVGFIKHTFRLPLAFFESRYVGDIVSRVQENQKIQRFLTGEALSIILDLLTVFIYVGLMFWYSWQMALLVLLIVPPFFILALVATPFFRRINREVFNALANENSYLIQALTGIRSIRSMAIEQTVRWHWEELLNNLIKKMFGGQVIANQLQVLSSTIESVANTALLWFGAWLVIHNQLTIGQLVAFNMLLGNIIHPFQRLTVLWNQLQEVMVSTERINDVLEAEPEEDLQHQPRQSLPRLRGYIRFRDVTFRYHSESDINVLENLSFEIQPEQTVAVVGRSGSGKTTLSKLILGLYTPTNGKVLIDGHDVTTLQMRSLRQQIGVVDQETFLFGGTIRENISIAHPEATLEEITEAANLAGASEFIQQLPMGYETQIGEGGGMLSGGQRQRLAIARALLGNPRLLIFDEATSHLDAESERIIQNNLKTILQGRTSLIIAHRLSTIRNADLILVLDQGVLVESGTHKELIAKKGHYYYLNQQQLAQVG, encoded by the coding sequence ATGTCATCAGGGTTTTCCCAAGAACAACTGAGTCAACAACTCATGACTTTCTTAGGAGAGAAGCTTTCACCAAAGGAAGTGATGAATTGTCTAAAAGAAGTGGAAGTTGTCGAACCACCCGTAGCAAAGTTGTTTTGGCAATCAACAGACTCTAAGCCGGGTGTTTATATAGTTCTTGCGGGTAAAGTGAGACTGCTGGATAGTTCTCTTAACTTAATCTCCACTCTTGCAGCAGGATCATCATTTGGTGAGGTGACTCTGTTTCCAGAAGAAGGCTTTATTCCTTACGCGGCTAGAGCTTCATATAACTTAAAACTCTGTTATATCAGCGCAGATGCATTGCAGATTTTGATGGAGAAATACCCCAAAATCCGCGATCGCCTGTTGAGAAACGCAGAACTTTGGGATTTGCAGTTGTTGTATCAAAATCAACACCCCAATACATCTGTCAATAATATATTTCAAGCCTTATCCTTGTTTGAAAGGCTTTCATTCAATAAATTTCAAGAAATTGACGTAGCTCCAGATACTAAGTTATGGCTACTACACCGAGGCAAACTACAGCATTCTGACGGTAGTTGTTTGACTCCAGGCAAAATCTATACTGTTCCACAACAGGGTAGTTGGCAGGCGACTCAACCAACAATTCTGTACAGTCTGTCCAATTCTGATTGGCTTGCAGCAGTGCAACACTTGCCCCAATTAACAGAGTTGATTGCTTCTGACTCTAAACAAATCACAACTGAGGAAAACGAAGCGCCTCACACCTCATTTCCACAAAGACGTACCAATAGCAGGAAAGTCATTCCATTTCCCTCGCAAGCCGCCCCCCCAAAACAAAAGCGACAGCGACGTGTCTACTTCCCTAGCCCTCAGGTAAAAGCAGGACATCTATGGGCACACCTGACGAAACGCTATCCCTTTTTTGAACAACAAAGTGCCTCAGACTGTGGTGCAGCGTGCCTTGTGATGATGAGTCGCTATTGGGGTAAGCGCTTTAGCATCAATATATTGCGGGATTTAGCTAACGTCAGGCGCACTGGGGCATCTCTACAAGGTTTAGCAGTAGCAGCAGAAAGCATCGGTTTTGCGACTCGTCCAGTCAAAGCCAGCCTGGACAAATTGGCACAACAACCCTTACCAGCGATCGCCCACTGGGAAGGGAAGCATTACATCGTTGTCTACGAAATCACTCCTAAACAGGTAATTGTCGGCGATCCTGCTATCGGTCAACGCACTCTCACTTATGCTGAGTTTAAAGCAGGGTGGACTGGTTATGCCTTATTAGTGCAACCGACAGCAGAACTCAAAGAAAGCCAAGAAGCGAGTACACCATTCTGGCAATTGTGGGAGTTAGTCAAACCACATTGGCAAGTCTTGCTGGAAGTCTTCATCACTTCGGTATTTATCCAGGTGTTTGGACTAGTCACGCCTCTGTTCACCCAGTTACTGTTAGACAGAGTGATTGTCCAGGGAAGTACCCTCACCTTAACTGCCATTGGGTTAGGGTTGCTGATTTTTGGTTTGTTCCGCGTCGCCATGAACGGACTGCGACAATACCTGCTAGATCATACAGCGAACCGGATTGGAACAGCCCTGATGGTAGGTTTTATAAAACATACCTTCCGCCTTCCCCTAGCCTTCTTTGAGTCGCGTTACGTCGGCGATATTGTTTCTCGCGTTCAAGAAAACCAAAAAATTCAGCGTTTCCTGACTGGCGAAGCACTCTCAATCATTCTTGATTTACTGACGGTGTTTATCTATGTGGGTTTGATGTTTTGGTATAGCTGGCAGATGGCATTGTTAGTGCTGTTGATTGTGCCGCCATTTTTTATTCTGGCGCTGGTTGCTACACCTTTTTTTCGCCGCATCAACCGTGAAGTTTTTAATGCCTTAGCTAACGAGAACAGTTATTTAATTCAAGCCCTCACAGGAATTCGCTCGATTCGTTCAATGGCAATTGAACAAACGGTGCGCTGGCATTGGGAAGAACTGCTAAATAATTTGATCAAAAAAATGTTTGGCGGACAAGTCATTGCTAACCAACTGCAAGTTCTCAGTTCTACCATCGAATCAGTGGCAAATACAGCATTATTATGGTTTGGAGCATGGCTGGTAATTCACAACCAACTGACAATTGGGCAACTTGTAGCCTTCAATATGTTGTTGGGTAACATCATTCATCCTTTCCAACGCCTAACAGTACTGTGGAATCAATTACAAGAGGTGATGGTTTCCACCGAACGGATTAATGATGTTCTAGAAGCGGAACCAGAAGAAGACTTACAACATCAACCACGCCAATCTTTGCCAAGACTGCGAGGTTACATTCGCTTTCGCGATGTGACTTTCCGCTATCACTCAGAAAGTGATATTAACGTACTGGAAAACCTCAGTTTTGAAATTCAGCCTGAGCAAACTGTAGCGGTTGTAGGGCGTAGCGGTTCTGGGAAAACAACTCTTTCCAAGCTGATTTTGGGTTTATATACCCCGACAAATGGCAAAGTATTGATTGATGGACATGATGTGACGACTCTTCAGATGCGATCGCTACGACAACAAATTGGTGTTGTCGATCAAGAAACCTTTTTGTTTGGTGGTACGATTCGGGAAAACATTAGCATCGCTCACCCAGAAGCCACTTTAGAAGAGATTACAGAAGCAGCGAATCTTGCAGGTGCTTCCGAATTTATTCAGCAATTACCAATGGGTTACGAAACCCAAATCGGTGAAGGCGGCGGAATGCTTTCTGGTGGACAACGCCAACGTCTAGCAATTGCTCGCGCTTTACTAGGTAATCCCCGGTTGTTAATTTTCGATGAGGCAACCAGTCACCTCGATGCGGAATCAGAACGGATTATTCAAAACAATTTGAAAACAATTCTCCAAGGACGTACCAGCTTGATTATTGCCCATCGACTTTCTACGATTCGCAATGCTGACTTGATTCTGGTGTTAGATCAAGGTGTGTTGGTGGAAAGCGGTACTCACAAGGAATTAATCGCCAAAAAAGGTCATTACTACTACCTCAATCAACAACAACTCGCTCAAGTAGGCTAA
- a CDS encoding pentapeptide repeat-containing protein, producing MRSFAEKHEFILNQITDQCFQQRDLSGCDLSGIDLRAVDLSGMNLIGADLRGANLSHAILTGANLSGANLMQANLREAYLYEVSLCEANLSHADLSYANLCGAFLWRVKLCGSKLWAASLCDADLSEADLTEANLIEASLIQANLVRANLTGAKLCGSRLLEANLNQANLTAADLTWANLIEANLNEANLWEANLSGAKLQGAIMPDGTIHQPQIFFF from the coding sequence ATGAGAAGCTTTGCTGAAAAACACGAATTCATTCTCAATCAAATTACAGATCAATGTTTTCAACAAAGGGACTTGAGTGGATGCGACTTAAGTGGTATCGACTTGAGAGCAGTTGATTTAAGTGGAATGAACTTGATCGGAGCAGATTTGCGCGGGGCTAATCTGAGTCATGCAATCCTCACTGGTGCAAATTTAAGTGGGGCAAATTTAATGCAAGCCAATCTGCGGGAAGCTTATTTATATGAAGTTTCTTTATGTGAAGCTAATTTGAGTCATGCTGATTTAAGTTATGCAAATTTGTGTGGAGCTTTTTTATGGCGAGTGAAGTTATGTGGAAGTAAACTATGGGCAGCTTCTTTGTGTGATGCTGACTTAAGCGAAGCCGACTTAACTGAAGCTAACTTAATTGAAGCATCACTCATTCAAGCTAATTTAGTAAGAGCCAATCTTACAGGTGCAAAGCTTTGTGGTTCAAGGTTACTAGAAGCCAATTTGAATCAAGCTAACTTAACTGCTGCTGACTTGACATGGGCAAATCTCATAGAGGCAAATTTGAATGAAGCAAACCTTTGGGAGGCAAATTTATCGGGGGCAAAACTACAAGGTGCTATCATGCCTGACGGAACTATTCACCAACCTCAAATCTTCTTTTTTTAA
- the purN gene encoding phosphoribosylglycinamide formyltransferase → MTHPDTSFPSLISPTVSADILRTQTPIKLGILASGSGSNFEAVAQAIKDGQLSAQIQVLIYNNPDAYAAVRAAKWGVPAVLLNHRDYKSREDLDRQIVQTLREYDVELVVMAGWMRLVTSVLIDAYPDKIINIHPSLLPSFKGSRAIEQALAEGVKIAGCTVHLVCLEMDSGSILMQAAVPVLPDDTPETLHARIQVQEHRILPAAIALVASGDF, encoded by the coding sequence TTGACTCACCCTGACACTTCCTTCCCTAGCCTTATTTCTCCCACTGTAAGTGCTGACATACTTCGTACACAAACTCCCATAAAATTGGGAATTTTGGCTTCTGGAAGTGGCAGTAATTTTGAGGCTGTTGCTCAAGCAATCAAAGACGGGCAGTTGTCCGCCCAAATTCAAGTTTTAATCTACAATAATCCGGACGCCTATGCCGCAGTACGGGCAGCAAAGTGGGGTGTCCCTGCTGTGCTTCTCAATCACCGCGACTACAAAAGCCGTGAAGATTTGGATAGACAAATTGTCCAAACTTTGCGGGAGTATGATGTGGAATTGGTAGTTATGGCAGGTTGGATGCGACTGGTAACCTCAGTTTTAATTGATGCGTATCCTGACAAGATTATTAATATTCATCCCAGTTTGTTACCTAGTTTTAAAGGTTCACGTGCAATAGAACAAGCCCTTGCCGAGGGGGTGAAAATTGCTGGTTGTACTGTGCATCTTGTTTGTTTAGAAATGGATAGCGGTTCTATTTTGATGCAAGCAGCGGTACCTGTCTTGCCTGATGATACACCAGAAACACTCCACGCGAGGATTCAAGTTCAGGAACATCGGATTTTGCCAGCGGCGATCGCCCTTGTTGCCTCAGGAGATTTCTAG
- a CDS encoding HlyD family efflux transporter periplasmic adaptor subunit, translating to MANPSNNSSSAFTSTDDEQLSTSPNVVKENNNVAVAKDWFYGTEELLDALPRLWTRSLLYLLIGFSAIALPWAMLSQVDETGTARGRIEPLGATQRLDSQVTASITAVRVKEGQQVRAGQLLVELQSDVLQTDFKQVQAKLEGLINRQAQLELIKNQLLLAIRVQEQQNQSQESEKIAQVNQAKQNLDAKQSTYNLQKLEKLALVDQAKQQINSTQNDQKSAQTRLSIDSKQVQRFSKLVKDGAVSANQIDQLRKEEQESKRLNQKTQSDIKQAQLRFQEEQNRYQATMRQAQTDIQLAKLRLQESQSSYQSVIQAGKLAVFKNQEQLKDLQTQIVTLKSEIAQTRNQIASLKLQLEQRVMRSPVDGVIFDLPIKKPGVVVQPGQIIAQIAPKQTPFVLKANMPSQQSGFLKLGMPVKIKFDAYPFQDYGVVPGRVIRISPDSKIQETPQGKIETFELEISLNQPDIQSGNKHIPLTPGQTATVEVIVRQRRVIDFILDPFKKLQKGGLEL from the coding sequence ATGGCTAATCCATCTAATAATTCATCATCGGCATTCACTTCAACCGATGATGAGCAACTGAGCACTTCACCTAATGTAGTAAAGGAAAATAATAATGTAGCAGTTGCCAAAGACTGGTTTTACGGTACTGAAGAACTACTAGATGCTTTACCTCGCCTTTGGACACGCTCTTTGTTGTATTTGCTGATAGGTTTTAGTGCGATCGCCTTACCCTGGGCAATGCTATCTCAAGTCGATGAGACAGGAACTGCTAGAGGACGTATCGAACCACTAGGCGCAACACAAAGATTAGATTCTCAAGTCACCGCCAGTATCACTGCTGTCAGGGTGAAAGAAGGACAGCAAGTTCGAGCTGGACAGTTACTGGTAGAACTACAGTCAGATGTACTGCAAACCGACTTCAAACAGGTGCAGGCAAAGCTAGAAGGACTCATAAATCGGCAAGCACAACTGGAACTCATCAAAAACCAATTGCTACTGGCAATTCGCGTCCAAGAACAACAAAACCAATCCCAAGAATCAGAAAAAATTGCCCAAGTTAATCAGGCAAAGCAAAATCTGGATGCAAAACAGAGTACCTATAACTTACAAAAATTGGAAAAACTGGCTTTAGTAGATCAGGCTAAGCAGCAGATTAACAGCACTCAGAATGACCAAAAGTCAGCCCAAACTCGTTTGAGTATAGATTCAAAACAAGTCCAACGCTTTAGCAAACTCGTGAAGGATGGTGCGGTTTCCGCAAATCAAATTGACCAACTCAGAAAAGAAGAACAAGAAAGCAAACGACTCAACCAAAAAACGCAATCGGATATCAAACAAGCCCAGCTACGCTTCCAAGAAGAACAAAACCGCTATCAGGCAACGATGCGCCAAGCCCAGACAGATATTCAGCTAGCAAAACTGAGGCTACAAGAGAGTCAAAGCAGTTATCAAAGTGTTATTCAAGCTGGGAAATTAGCTGTTTTTAAAAATCAGGAACAATTGAAAGACTTGCAAACACAAATTGTTACTCTGAAATCAGAAATTGCTCAAACCAGAAACCAAATCGCTTCCTTAAAGCTGCAATTAGAACAACGAGTTATGCGATCGCCCGTTGATGGTGTCATTTTTGATTTACCCATCAAAAAGCCTGGTGTCGTCGTACAACCCGGTCAGATCATTGCCCAAATTGCCCCTAAACAAACTCCCTTTGTACTTAAAGCCAATATGCCTAGTCAACAAAGTGGTTTCTTGAAATTAGGAATGCCAGTCAAAATCAAATTTGACGCCTATCCCTTCCAAGATTATGGAGTTGTTCCAGGGCGTGTGATTCGGATTTCACCAGACTCCAAAATTCAGGAAACTCCCCAAGGCAAAATAGAAACTTTTGAGTTGGAAATATCCTTGAATCAGCCTGATATCCAATCTGGTAACAAACATATTCCCTTAACCCCTGGTCAAACAGCAACAGTAGAAGTGATTGTTCGTCAGCGGCGCGTAATTGATTTCATTTTAGATCCGTTTAAAAAGCTGCAAAAAGGTGGTTTAGAGCTTTAG
- a CDS encoding GNAT family N-acetyltransferase: MCWFSTAFEFPCTQYWLEVFDALKNKSRLLLVARYGLTVVGTVQLDLCTQANGLYRTEVTKLIVHKAYRRRGIGHSLMEPVESKARIIGRTTLVLDTR, from the coding sequence ATCTGTTGGTTTTCTACCGCCTTTGAATTCCCATGCACACAGTACTGGTTAGAAGTTTTTGATGCACTCAAAAACAAATCTCGCCTACTTCTGGTTGCACGATACGGACTAACTGTTGTAGGAACTGTTCAACTGGATTTATGCACGCAAGCGAATGGATTATATCGAACTGAAGTGACAAAACTGATAGTGCATAAAGCTTACCGTCGCCGAGGTATCGGTCATTCCTTGATGGAACCTGTGGAATCTAAAGCACGAATCATCGGGCGAACGACGTTAGTCCTGGATACTCGCTAG
- a CDS encoding helix-turn-helix domain-containing protein gives MIFEISDFYERKFLTPSQRQVLLKNLQANLQPEYRRRIEIMLLADVGKSQTQICKILGCSQEMARYWITVAQLGLAEKWQERPIGRPKIVNDQYIQRLKELFSHSPRKYGYAFSSWTSQWLNKHLATEFGIEISDRHINRLLKQMGLSTQKRSSKKQATKDTKETGSIKICDLQSHNEPNFHWLFNHHAN, from the coding sequence ATGATTTTTGAGATTTCTGACTTTTATGAAAGGAAGTTTTTAACACCTTCTCAGCGTCAGGTTTTGTTGAAGAATTTGCAAGCTAATTTGCAACCAGAATACCGTCGGAGGATAGAAATTATGTTGCTGGCAGATGTGGGTAAATCGCAAACCCAAATCTGTAAGATTTTAGGTTGTTCTCAGGAGATGGCGCGGTATTGGATCACCGTCGCACAGCTAGGTTTGGCGGAGAAATGGCAAGAACGACCGATAGGTAGACCGAAGATTGTCAACGATCAATATATCCAAAGGTTAAAAGAATTGTTTAGTCATAGTCCGCGTAAATATGGCTATGCATTTAGTTCTTGGACATCTCAATGGTTAAACAAACATTTAGCAACTGAATTTGGAATTGAAATCAGCGATCGCCATATCAATCGCCTGCTAAAACAAATGGGGCTTTCTACACAAAAACGCTCCTCTAAAAAGCAAGCAACTAAAGATACCAAGGAAACTGGCAGCATTAAAATCTGTGACTTGCAATCTCACAATGAGCCTAATTTCCATTGGTTATTCAATCATCATGCAAATTAA
- the fraD gene encoding septal junction protein FraD yields the protein MQLIRDAFGLFGIVESVYERIKKILIPPKAYSWQTLIYLSLFSWLMSSLALGLVKDLIAFCGWLFLIAGTAWYTTDNPLYVPGTNLPIGALITGFLVSVFAFGYGESVLTTRTIVLWPTISAIITAIPEFFEGSGVDAKTLIPKIEDRQKMIILVGSCMVISCWLQFFFLTQNWLKQYPSLTVDNYQKSAFVTKTVSTEKIPQNGVLILDKISPKVEDQLRGKPWSEAEQWLFNARRNVGDLGKEVINKELVEYEERFLWHVEPRVSNVKGGGYKLDLLSIWDGPSSNARGYYLEKSCRVDPVLTSGSTSSQIVRKTENKDAIAETECGSKISFFAGSPPPQQ from the coding sequence ATGCAATTAATAAGGGATGCATTTGGTCTATTTGGAATTGTTGAAAGCGTTTATGAACGTATCAAAAAAATCCTGATTCCGCCAAAAGCCTACTCTTGGCAGACATTAATTTATTTGAGTCTTTTTTCTTGGTTAATGTCATCTCTTGCACTGGGATTAGTCAAAGACTTAATAGCATTTTGCGGTTGGTTATTTCTGATTGCTGGTACTGCTTGGTATACGACGGATAACCCATTATATGTTCCAGGGACTAATCTGCCTATAGGAGCACTGATTACTGGATTTTTAGTCAGTGTTTTTGCCTTCGGTTATGGAGAAAGCGTTTTAACAACAAGAACGATTGTTCTTTGGCCAACGATTTCAGCAATCATTACTGCAATTCCAGAATTTTTTGAAGGATCTGGTGTAGATGCAAAAACTCTAATACCTAAGATAGAAGATCGCCAAAAAATGATTATTTTAGTTGGCAGTTGTATGGTAATTAGTTGTTGGCTGCAATTCTTTTTTTTGACACAGAATTGGTTAAAGCAATATCCCAGTCTTACAGTAGACAATTATCAGAAGAGTGCCTTTGTTACTAAAACGGTATCAACAGAAAAAATTCCACAAAACGGCGTTTTAATTCTAGATAAAATTAGTCCAAAAGTGGAAGACCAATTACGTGGCAAACCTTGGTCAGAAGCAGAACAATGGTTATTCAATGCACGACGAAATGTGGGTGACTTAGGCAAGGAGGTTATAAACAAAGAGTTGGTAGAATATGAAGAAAGGTTTTTATGGCATGTTGAACCCCGTGTATCTAACGTTAAGGGGGGGGGATACAAACTGGATCTGCTAAGTATCTGGGATGGTCCTAGTTCTAATGCTCGTGGATATTACTTAGAAAAATCTTGTCGAGTTGATCCAGTGTTAACATCTGGAAGCACCTCCAGCCAAATTGTTAGGAAAACGGAAAACAAAGATGCGATCGCCGAAACAGAATGCGGCTCAAAAATTTCATTTTTTGCTGGTTCACCACCACCGCAGCAGTGA
- a CDS encoding peptidylprolyl isomerase, with protein sequence MLKVLNVSGKEMLEQLKLSCQIPGLLDAIATRQIIFDAARSAGIKVEVQELQQSANSLRTANNLLKAEDTWTWLQKHHLSLEEFEQLAEINLLSAKLANHLFADKVESFFYEHQLDYLAAVTYEVILDDEDLAWELFYALTEGEMSFQDMTRQHIQNPELRRTGGYRGIRPRKDFKPDIAAAVFVANPPELLKPIVTTQGVHLLRVEEIIRPELDQQLRLKIMSDFFSTWLKEQIAQIEVIPHFESDSYSPTVQELLKLA encoded by the coding sequence ATGTTAAAAGTGTTGAACGTGTCTGGTAAAGAAATGCTAGAACAACTGAAACTTTCTTGCCAGATTCCTGGTTTATTAGATGCGATCGCCACACGCCAAATTATTTTTGATGCAGCAAGATCTGCAGGTATTAAAGTAGAAGTACAAGAACTCCAACAGTCAGCCAATAGCCTGCGGACAGCGAATAATCTACTGAAAGCGGAAGATACTTGGACGTGGCTACAAAAACATCATCTTTCCTTAGAAGAGTTTGAACAATTAGCCGAAATTAACCTGCTATCTGCCAAGTTAGCGAATCATTTATTTGCAGATAAAGTGGAATCATTCTTTTATGAACACCAACTGGATTATTTAGCAGCAGTCACCTACGAAGTTATATTAGATGATGAAGACTTAGCTTGGGAACTTTTTTATGCACTCACTGAAGGTGAAATGAGTTTCCAAGATATGACTCGTCAACACATCCAAAATCCAGAACTTCGCCGTACTGGCGGATATCGTGGAATAAGACCTCGTAAAGATTTTAAACCGGATATTGCCGCTGCGGTCTTTGTCGCCAATCCTCCTGAGTTACTCAAACCCATTGTCACCACACAAGGAGTCCATCTCCTGAGGGTTGAGGAAATCATCCGTCCGGAATTAGATCAGCAGTTACGCTTGAAGATTATGAGCGATTTTTTTTCCACTTGGTTAAAGGAACAAATCGCGCAAATAGAAGTTATTCCACATTTTGAATCAGATTCCTATTCTCCAACAGTCCAGGAATTACTGAAGCTAGCTTAA
- a CDS encoding glucosamine-6-phosphate deaminase, with product MSTPKNSFCIDVLQVQIFNSEVELAQDVAGIVQKHLQRTLEQKDTAAILLATGNSQMKFLDAFIALGGVDWSRITCFHLDEYLGISADNSASFRRYLRERVEMRVTPKEFHYIEGDAMQPLAECHRYTKLLQAQPIDLCCLGVGENGHLAFNDPAVADFNDPYILKLVKLDTMNRQQQVNTGYFSSLESVPQYAFTVTLPMICSAKKIICLAPGKRKAKIVKQMLEGEITTDCPASVLRKQQQATLFLDVDSAGLI from the coding sequence ATGTCAACCCCCAAAAATTCTTTTTGCATCGATGTTCTACAGGTGCAAATTTTTAACTCTGAAGTTGAACTGGCGCAGGATGTAGCGGGAATTGTACAAAAACATTTACAGCGCACCCTTGAGCAAAAGGATACTGCGGCTATATTGCTAGCGACGGGCAACTCCCAAATGAAATTTCTGGATGCTTTTATAGCATTAGGTGGTGTAGATTGGTCACGGATTACCTGCTTTCATCTTGATGAATATTTGGGGATTTCTGCAGATAATTCGGCTAGTTTCCGGCGCTATCTACGGGAACGGGTTGAAATGCGGGTTACTCCTAAAGAGTTCCACTATATAGAAGGTGATGCTATGCAACCTTTGGCAGAGTGCCATCGCTACACCAAACTCCTGCAAGCACAACCCATTGATTTATGCTGTCTTGGTGTTGGTGAAAATGGACACTTGGCTTTTAATGATCCAGCGGTAGCAGATTTTAACGACCCCTATATATTGAAACTTGTGAAACTAGATACTATGAACCGTCAGCAACAAGTCAATACAGGGTATTTTTCCAGTTTGGAAAGTGTACCGCAATACGCTTTTACTGTTACTCTCCCAATGATTTGTTCGGCAAAAAAAATCATTTGTCTTGCACCAGGAAAACGTAAGGCAAAGATTGTAAAACAGATGTTGGAGGGGGAGATTACCACAGATTGTCCGGCTTCTGTTCTCCGTAAGCAGCAGCAGGCGACGTTATTTTTGGATGTAGATTCAGCGGGTTTAATTTAG